DNA sequence from the Penaeus vannamei isolate JL-2024 chromosome 32, ASM4276789v1, whole genome shotgun sequence genome:
actgtgtAGATCAGGCAGACTTCTTGCGGGGAGGCAAGGAGCAACACATCGCCCCGAGGATCATCTGCACTCCAACATTCTATTCAATTGATGGAGTctagacatcttggttgtctatcttacaccctaagctcgccatctaccaaactcttgtaaggcccaacGTGCAGGCTCTTACACTGCCTGTCGAAAAAGGCGACTCTAACTACTCCTTCCAACCGCAGTGTGCCAGCGTGGTAGGGTGCGGCCCTTATCTTCCTTGTCTGCATGACCTCAACGAGGTGGCGTAGACTGAAGAAGATCTATGCCCAATGGAGGATTTTTGACGGCTGAAGAATAGAGtagaatatatacgtatgtatgtatctatatatgtgtgtgtgatatgatttAGTACATCTTAAAATATACTGCAATTTAATGCAATATAACATGTTAtactatataaatagagagagagtgaatgggatgGGTACAGATAGAAATAAACTGACACATGAAGAATTTGTCTAATGTTTCCTCTCCAACGCATTGTTTCCGAATTACAGGTATCTGAAATATCAGATTATGGTAACTGATACAAAAACAATTGGCGCTGTTCAATTTTACTTATATACAATCGGTAGACAAAGTGAAAAATCTTGAACGATGAAAGTCGTGTTTACTGAGCGGGCTTCTGGATGAGCTGTCCGTCGGAGAGCACCATGCCTGCCGGGCCGTCGACCAGGATGGTGGTGAAGGGCTCCCTGAACACGATGGCCTGGCCCCACGAGGTCAGCATGCCGGAGTCGTTCATGATGTGGCGCTTGGAGCGGCCCACCATCCTCAGGTTCTCGTCCAGCTGGATGGGCTGGCCGCTCTTCAGGACGATGCCGGAAGGACCAACCTCGGCGATGTCGTGGGCGAAGTCGAAGTCGAAGAGGTCGACGCTGCCGTCCTTGCGCAGGATTCCGGAGCGGCCGATGTTGCCGGCGGGAAGGACGTATCCAGCGCCGGAGGAGCGCTTGCTGCGGCCCACCATCCTCAGGTTCTCGTCCAGCTGGATGGGCTGGCCGCTCTTCAGGACGATGCCGGAAGGACCAACCTCGGCGATGTCGTGGGCGAAGTCGAAGGCGAAGAGGTCGACGGTGCCGTCCTTGCGCACAATTCCGGAGCGGCCGATGTTGCCGGCGGGAAGGACGTATCCAGCGCCGGAGGAGCGCTTGCTGCGGCCCACGATGTTGAGGTTGGCGTCGAGCTGGACGGGTGGGCCGTTCTTCAGGACGATGCCAGCGGGTCCGATGGCAACGATTTCGTGAGCGAAGTCGTGGCTGAACAGATCGGTGGAGCCATCCTTGCGCAGGATGCCCGAGGTGCCGATGTTGCCCGCCGGAAGGACCCAACCGGAGTTGATGGAGCGAGCGCCAGTGCACGCCACCACTGCTGCTACCACAACCTGGCGGGGAATCATTATACACTGCGTAAATATCCGAGGCCTTTTTCTCGCCCGTCAACAAATCAAGTAAAGAAACgcgtcccctccatttccctgcaGCTTCAGTTTACTCACCAAGAACTTCATTTTTGATCGCCGAGTGCGTCGAGACTCCTGACGCCAACGTCTCCGCGATGTCTTATATACCCGCCGACCAAGACGACCTCCAGCGTCTGCCTGGAACCACACCCACCCGGGTGGCGAGACTGGTCCTCGCCCAAACTCCCTACTGCCGCTGGTTGCTGAACTACATTTGGATTTTAAAACTTCCTAGAGGACAGATATTTCTGGGGAAGGGAGTCTCTATGTCGTACACTTTGCTGAGTAAATTTATCCTCTCAAAGCAGTTAAAACGCTGctattcactttttttatttgttgcagAGGATTATGCATTATCTGTTTCCGCCAATGGAACAGATAACACAGAGCTTTCAATGATTTTGTTTATAAggattaaaaatattttttttcatttgtaacGATTTAAGACAGGAAATACAATAAGAACTATTACAATCCATTCTTACTATATTTTATTAGAAAcaaaggctcacacacacacatacgtacacgaatATACACTGACTAtcactttatatatgtatctgtctatctatttgtctgtttgtatatctgacTGCCCACTAGAGTCGCCTATTTCTTGAAAATCATACTTATCAACGAATATTAAATTAGTCATAGTAAAACTTGACCGAATCTTAACCAAGTACAGATATGTTTTATACATTATCCACTTGCAGTTACATAATGGCTAATGGGATACCAGTTGCATATACGATACCACTATTAATTTGACATTAAAATTTGCATTGGTCATGATTTCCCCTTTGCAAAGCCCTATAGTTTCATCTTATAGAGACAATACAGCCTTATTTATGTTTCTGATATAACAGAGTAGCTTGATACTGCGATAACAGCGATTTTACTCGTCTAGACAGCAGAACAGCTTGCTAGATAAAAAGATTCCGAATATGCCAAAATGCCCTTGGTATCATAATTGATGTTTTTTCGTCAAACTAGAATCCGCAAACTCATTAAAACAGTGACTGAAGCAATTAGATTCGAACAGTCGATCACAACAAGGAGAATATATACAAAAAGGTTCTTCGTATATGATTATCCTTCACTTTCTGTGACGTCAAAGGGGACGAAATCGATGACGTCACGATACTGTCAATCGCCAATTCCTTTTACAGAAACATAAAGGTTGCGCATCTTTGTtctatatgtaaacatgcatgtacaaatctgtatatatctgtaaacagacatatacatatatactgatagaaatgacggataaacagagaaatacatagagatcgagatacatatgtctgtgtatatgtgtgtctctgtgtgtgtttgtttgtgtgtgtgtgtgtatatatatatatatatatatatatatatatatatatatatatatatatatatatatatatatatatatatatatatattcatatatatatatattcacatatatatacatattcatatatatatatatatatatatatatatatatatatatatatatatatatatatatatatatatatatatatatatatatatatatatatatatatatgtatatatctatatatatacatatatatatatatatatatatatatatatatatatatatatatatatatatatatatatatatatatgtatgtatatatgtatatatatat
Encoded proteins:
- the LOC138867784 gene encoding uncharacterized protein — translated: MKFLVVVAAVVACTGARSINSGWVLPAGNIGTSGILRKDGSTDLFSHDFAHEIVAIGPAGIVLKNGPPVQLDANLNIVGRSKRSSGAGYVLPAGNIGRSGIVRKDGTVDLFAFDFAHDIAEVGPSGIVLKSGQPIQLDENLRMVGRSKRSSGAGYVLPAGNIGRSGILRKDGSVDLFDFDFAHDIAEVGPSGIVLKSGQPIQLDENLRMVGRSKRHIMNDSGMLTSWGQAIVFREPFTTILVDGPAGMVLSDGQLIQKPAQ